Sequence from the Amphiprion ocellaris isolate individual 3 ecotype Okinawa chromosome 1, ASM2253959v1, whole genome shotgun sequence genome:
TCCCTGTCCCTTCCCAGGACTAGCTTCTGGGGTGCTGGAGATGCGCGTGAAGGAGGGAAGCAAGATCCGCAACTTAATGGGATTTGCTATGGCACGGATGCAAGGAGAGCAGGGTGTAAGTGGGGGAGGTTTGAGCGATGGTGGGCTCAGGCAAGTGGTCTTCACTGGGTCAGGTCGTGCAGTTACTAAGACCATCACCTGTGCTGAGATCATGAAACGAAAAGTGGGCTGTCTGCATCAGCTGACCAAACTGCGGTACAAGGTGGTGAAAGAAGTGTGGGAGAGTACTGAAGGGGGGAATTCTGACATGACAGTGCACAGGACTGTACCCTCCATCAGCATCCTTCTTTCCAAAGATCCTCTGGATCCCCAGGAACCAGGCTATCAGCCTCCAGAGACTCTCAGTGCATTGTGGGAGGACAGAGAGGGTGCCGAACCTGCCTCACAGACAACATGCAAGAGACCTCTTGGACCTTTGCCACACAGCAGTTTCCCTAACTGTAAGAGAGTGT
This genomic interval carries:
- the LOC111567619 gene encoding ribonuclease P protein subunit p25-like; the encoded protein is MFTGCGVVSGQNQYLNRDAVRPHPGLEASRPIQMGNGVTPGTCPVYQGQTYNNAGQSAVVNNVSSPLKTAPLPVPLSALKLGQEGFKKVCRTEEDSPCPFPGLASGVLEMRVKEGSKIRNLMGFAMARMQGEQGVSGGGLSDGGLRQVVFTGSGRAVTKTITCAEIMKRKVGCLHQLTKLRYKVVKEVWESTEGGNSDMTVHRTVPSISILLSKDPLDPQEPGYQPPETLSALWEDREGAEPASQTTCKRPLGPLPHSSFPNCKRVCLGEGVSVLPPH